The DNA sequence CCCTCAAAAGTATTTATAAGCCCTCTTATAACATTGGCTATAGCCTGGTCACAGCCATGCACTTACACTATGACAAACACCTTGCAGAACTCCTGAATTTATGgcataaataaaacaaaaagatGTTATCACACATGGCCATTTCACATGATGTCTTGGGAAAACATAAATAAGGGAACTCTGTCGACTAGGTTCATGTCACTGAGGCTGTGGGCTATTCCACAAGGCAGGATCCACGTGGGCTTCTTCTCCTGTCCCTGTCTTGACACAGGCTGAGCTGAAAAGAGACTGATCCTCACTCACACAGCAGTTGCCCTAAACAAGTAATGGTTTACCGGTGTGTATGTGTGGCTGTGGTTAAGGTACAACAGTGAATGATTGTTTGGTGAGAGACAGTTAACTGGCTGGTTCTAACCTCAGGCCCCACCTGAAGCCCTCTATGCCTTTGCTCTCCTGACCTCAGTCAGTTCATGTGATGTTCAGTCACCTTTCGccgcccccccccctcttttttgttttgttttacattaACCTCCTCCAATCCACAATATGAAACACACAAGCAAGCACTCAACAAATTCCTAAGTCTTCAAatgtaacaaaataaaataaaaaatgaccaGGTAAGACATGGCGTCGTGGGAGCCATGGCAACACACATTAAAGGACAAAGGCAAAAACCACAGACCAAACTGTAACCAAGTTGGCGATGTAGGAGTTTAGTTAAGTCTGTAGCTGTAAACAGTCAGAAAGCTGCACGATGGTTGGCGTGACAATAACAGGGAGCGCTGCGGTATAGCCTCAAGCAGGCAAGCGCGTAACCGTGGTGACACTGGCAGGCAGGGTGGAGACAGCCAGCATTTTGGGTGTCACTGTGGAAGGGTTGGTTGGGGTCCAGGTCATTCACACTCATCTGGATTCAGGGGGTCTATTATTTTGACGTGGGTGAAGGGGAAGAGACCTCTCCGGCCGTttacctctccctcccactgacCGCTGATGTTCATCCTCGTCACTTTGACTATATCACCCACCTGAGGAGAAATGGAGCATGGCGTTAGAAGAGTTTCCCTTAATAACACAGAAAAATGTGGTGGAAAATGTAAGATAAGTGCCAACCATCACATGATTTGGTCAACCCTTCATGTATTTGACACTGTACTCTGGTTATGACAGGCTGAGCAGAAAGCCATAAATCGGATGCTTTGTGACACTGTGCGTGACCCCAAACTTCAGACCACATGCTATTTACTCAGGATTAAATGTGGAAAGTTGGCATTGTAAAGAGGAAGATTAAAACCTGAAAGTGGAGGGAAGGCTTTAGATGTTGCAGAAACATTGGCTCAGATGAGGCTTCATGGACATTGAAGTCATCCAGACCTATCTGCAATCGATAATCATAATCCTTCAGACAAATTCCTCAGCTTTAATAGTGTCTTTTGCAATCAACGCATGCTCTTCTTGCATAGTGAAAGAACATGTTAATGTAGTCAACATTTaaaaaaggtgcaatatgcaCAAATCCCATCATTTCCTGGtggctaaaattctaatagtatgcttaatttcagtttatgtgacaaaacaagcaatgtatagtgtagagaatcattgtaccatatAAACCACTGAAATATATTGTGTACAAAAACCGAAAGTGAAAGTAGTAAACACTCAATTTAaaaacaggaagcatagaaaagATCTCCTGCTtaagacttgctttcaatgaagaatgacagatctataaatCACATTTATGTGAATTGGGTCAGGTTGACCAAAAAGCTTTAGTAGAACTAATCTGACTACAAAGATTACAAAGTAATGGGTGAATGGGGTTCTGCATAACCACTGTGTAAAATCCCAATGTATATGCTACTAGCACTTTATTCATATCAGAAATGATTCTGTTGTGTGGTGATACAATTTTCCTAAACTGATTTTGCAAATGGTCCTTATCATTACAATGTAAATTATGTTAAGAATAACtttaatatattttcaataaaacCTTAGTAATAACCAGATTTCAGTAAGCATCTCTGTAATAAGAGTGGGTGGGTGGTAGATCACAGGGTATATTCCTCCCTTCAGATGGAGTCAGAATAATTACTTTGTTTCCGGAAGCAGATAGGCCCCAAAATAGACTGCTGCTAAATTGTAGGTTTCTGCAGTAGGAAATGACCTACACTAAGCAAttcagagagtgaaagagatcacattagtgagtgtgtgagaggaaGCGAGAGTGAGCGAGCAATGAGAAGACTAGAAAAAAAGAGACAAAAAGAGATGAAGTGTAAAAGACTAATAACAAAACACTTTACACATAtggaccagtggaggctcctcggaGGAGGACTAGGGTTGACCcaatttagtcgactggtcgattgtttggtcgagCGAGAATTTGTGTGTCTTGATTGACACCTATCTGAGTGGAccaatccattgtggaggcctcgGCGATGCCACACCAGTATCACCAGCAGTACATTTACCGTTAATTCCCAGAATTTCTCAACTACAATATTTGGTAACCGTAATTTCTGTTATtgcattcaatatattattagTCTTTTAGCGTTCTCATTTTTGCAATTGACACGTTTACAGAGCGCGCAACCtaggctacacttgtgagaaacaaatTTCGGTTAATTTCATTTATGTGTTGGCAATTTATTAATTGTGttttgtttggagcgctcctgtcaatgttgagtagtGCACCTGACTACTcagaagtaggcctaggctactagGCCTGCGTGCAAACGTAGGcttataaatgtgcccatttgggaaTCTAATAGTATTTCTGACTGTCTTAACTCAGCACTACTGAGCTGTGGAGCCTCTCAAAGGCGTTTTTAGCTTCAgctcaaacagcaagtaaacaaagtctgTGTATACATCCAATGACAATGCTTCCTTAATGTAGAATATGAAAAAACATTCCAGCTCTCCCGTTCAATAACCACTGTGTGAAAGAGAAAACAAATGTAATGCTCTGGTTTAGTGGGTGGAAAAGTCAGAAAATatctgattacttcttatcctacacgcaaatagcctacagctgtgccTATCCGGAGCTCACCAGCATGGTTAACTGAGGgtccagaatattttatacaatgttgcaagtctGGTAGCACAAGCTTAAGGCTTGACCAaattgatacaatgtttcaagttccttgcagaCAAGCCAGGAGTAGCcagttttttatttttcaaaatcaggatattttctaccgtCGGGGGAATAAAAGgccacactaaaatgtgcagttgcgTCACAACACAGGTGTCTCAAGTTCAGGGAGCGTGAaattggcatgatgactgcagagctgttgccaaagaatttaatgttaatttctctacagaGAATtgggcagtacatccaaccggcatcacaaccgcagaccacatgtaaccacgccagcccaggacttccacatccagcttcttcacctgcaggatcgtcggagaccagccacctggacagctgatgaaactgtgggtttgcacaactgaagaatttctgcacaaagtGTCAGAAACcacctcagggaagctcatctgtgtactcgtcatcctcaccagggtcttgatgtcaacgttgtgaaaagagtgccccatggtggcagtggggttatggtattggcaggcatgagctacagacaacgaacacaactgcattttatcaatggcatactgaatgcacagagatactgtgacgagatcctgaggcccattgtcgtgccattcatctgccgacATCACCTCatttttcagcatgataatgcacagccccaagTTACAAGGACCTGTACACAATTTGTGGATACAGACAATGTACCAGTTCTTACTTGGCTTGCATACTCACCaggcatgtcacccattgagcatgtttgggatgctctggatcaacatgtaTCAACAGTGTgatccagttcccgccaatattcaGAAACTTTGCACAGACATTGATCAGGAGTGGGACAactttccacaggccacaatcaacagcctgatcaactctatgcgaaggagatgtgttgcgttgcatgaggcaaatggtggttacaCAAGATAATGACtcgttttctgatccacgcccctacttaaatgtttttttttttttaagtaccaACAGGtaaatatctgtattcccagttaaATGAAATCCATAGAGGTGGGCCTAATGaaattatttaaattgactgatttccttatatgaagtgTAACTTTGTAAAATATTTTAATTGTTACATGTTAcgttttattatttttttcagtGTAGCTGCGAAAAGGAATTATATATACACAAtgagcaaagtgatcatgctgtttttatgtggctgctatgaaagtgaactgtgtttgcgtgtcatcaggggtgtattcattccactgattCAGTTGAAAAAaaaatacctgaatttgtccaacagAAACTCACACTGTTGGACGAATGATTACactctagatcagctagatgcaggcaagagtgtgcaaagcagtattgaatgtgtcactatCACCTTGATTATTCAAAATTCTCTAGAACTGTACCTACGTTATAAACTTTAATTCAtaagctaggttgtagcaacctgaTAATGTGTAACACAAAGCTAACACaatatcatgtagtagcctaaacctatccaTGTTACAGACtcgggtgaatggaatatgaataagtcaaccaatatgctgtaatagaaataagaccATGCTCATAAATGCTAAAAGTGTGTGTACAAAGAGTGGATGTGTGATGAGTGGGTGTTTGAGGACAGTGCAGCAACACCAGGGGGAAGTCCCCAACAAACTTGTACCCACCATGAGCAGAACCTCTAAATGAGAGATGGCTTACTTTAGTGTGGAGGTCTAGTTCTAGCTACTGATGACTAATGCTgcagatctctctctccctctgaaaaTGTGCACAATGACTAATGGCACATTTGACAACATGCAAATCTCCAATCAAAATACTGCTACAGTCGAGGGCTGTGGGTGAAAGGAGACTGGACATTACCTACAGATGTTCATACCAAACCAATACATTCAAAGTCATGAAATAAGTCACCTGAGTTAGGAGGAGTGACCATTGCCTCAGGTGGTGTGATGGAAACTATATTCAGAGTCAAGAGAGACGAGGACAAAAGCTGAGAGATTCTGATGTGGAGCCATAGCAGTTTCCATGATTAAATCAGATGACTTAATCCAAGGTGGTGGAAGCTACCGTAATACCCCATTTTTCTCCACTGACTCAAACTCTGCTGAATTCTGGGGGAGGATGGTAATCCAAGGCATTAGTCAGCCTTGCTCTAGTTTGTGAAAGTTGTGGTGCAATTCACACAACCCGACTCTCTGTCAGATGGGAATTTAAACGCAAACCTTCCATCTGCTCTGGAGGATACATGATGAGAACAAACTGACCTGACTCACAAAACACGTCCCTCTAATTATTGAATAATCTcaggatttctctctctctctcagagcaagAGGTCTACAGAGAATAATCAAGAGAGTTGACTTCAATGGTTAAACAGATAAAAAATAAAGTTTGAGTAGTGGCGTTAGATACCCACTTGGCATGTCATCGGCCCTAGCTTCCCTCTGTGGGGTACCTGTCCATCAGGGGTGATCTTTGGGAGAGCGGGAGCCAGGGTTGGGCTTTATCCAAATTTTCATATTCTCATGCAGTCCTTCCTCTCATACCGGGATTTACAGTATTACCGGCTTAGTACACAAGGGGTCACCAAAACTCAAAAAAGCCTATTACCAGAACGCTAACAAAATCAGCACAAGTAATAATGAATTTCCATGGAGGCTGCTAGCTAAAAATATGCTCACGAGCGCAAGCAAAAATAAACAAATTGCAAAAACAGGCAATCAGCTTATAAAGTGGGTGTCACTAGGGCAATGGGCCTTCTATCAaaagacagcactctgactgatgtgtagctagCTTACTTTTCTCTGCTAAAACATTTTGAAATGTAGCAGTTTCCATTTTTTTCTATGATACACATTAGAAATGTGATGGCCACCCATCATGTTTGGCAAAAAAAACCTTGCTTTTTCATTGTAAGCTCATTTACTTGTGTGGCTGCCAGCCAAATAATGTTGCACTTCTGTTGGGTTTCTGCCAAATGTGTTGCACTAATATATTTTCTGAGAAGATAAACTATAGTTGCACgtcaggtgaaatgaagaacgcgATCTGCTTTATCTCCTCACGCATTGTACAatttgactgcaggtatttacttaaaaagtagctaacaatatagaaatgtattgaaaaacAGTTTCAACAGCATTGAAGAACACCttgtggctatttccaaataccccagTATGTGGCATTACCACCCAAGCCTTGCGGGTGGCTCTTGAGGATGAGCTCAACAAATAGAGAGAGGAGTCCTCTAGAGCTCAAAGccacccaccaccaccctcaGCATTTATACTCCAAAAAAAGCTGACAACTTTGCACTTCCTCACAAAATATCTACACAGACTGATTGATGGAATCTATACCACTGGtcaggagaagagagcagagaataggaggagaaaaGGGAGGAAAGGATATTAATTAAAAATGAGGGATGCGAGACAGAATATGCTTGCTGCATCAGAACTTTCTCAAACAACTGTATTTAAATGACCTGATACATAATATTTGGCACAACGTGTACTGTGGCTGCAGGCTATAGTTCCTGACAAACTACAATGCAGTTTCCACAGTACTAGCTCATTAAATCTAATAAAATGTAGACAAAATAGTGAACCAACTAATCAAATATGAGAATAGGGGACAACTGGGAGGATTTAGGCCTCCCTTCACAAAGCCATACTAGAACAGAAAGTGAGGAACTCCTACCTCTAGAGCCAGGGCAGTCTTGTCATATGCACAGGGCACTCGTTTCTGAATGGCCTTAGCCATGACTGGCCCGTTCTGCATGGAGGGTAGGGGGGTGATGACTGCTCCAGGGGTGCCAGGAGGCAGGGGCGAGGGCGTCTGGGGCTGGGCGTAAGCGTGGGCCGGCTCTGGGATGCCATAGCTGTTGGAGTTGCGGGAGCTGTGAGGGGGCTGGCCAGGGTGAGGGGAGGGTCGCACCAGCTTTTCCACGTAGGGCACAGGGATCATGCCCACTCGGCCCTCCTTGCTCTTGGCGCTCCACCACTGCTCCTCAGGCTTCTCCAGGATGATCAGGATCTCCCCCTTTTTGAAGGGCAGGTCCTCAGTGTCGCTGCCCGTGAAGTCGTACAGAGTTCGCACGTACTCCAGGTTGTCCTCTAGACCCCCCATCGTCTGAATGGGTCCGGTGCCTATCGCTGTGTTAGGGTACCTGGGCAGGAGGGTGAGCATAAAATACAGATTAACATGTAGATTTTCAAAAGACTGTTTCAAGATAATATTAAAAAGTTTTACTGCTGAACTACTGAAACCATCAGCTGACAAGCTGGAAATATATACATTCCTCTCACAAaacagcagtcactactgttttTAAAGTGTGACCCTCTTTGTGAACACACAACTAGACAAGGTTCAAATGGTTATGCAGCAACAATAACTCTGGCAGAAGCACTGGAAGGAACTACACAATTCCTTGTTTAGACGTGTCATTACAAGAGAGGTCAATCAGGTCACTTATTAAGTATAAGCCTGGTAGCCTATAGTTTGTGATTGAAATGTGGTACAACCATCAGAATCGGTTTCTAATAGGTCAATCACATATAGGAAATGTGTCAAATaatttgaattctaaatatctTGCAAACCTAAGTCCTAATTGCATTTAACTGCATTCCTTTGAGTGGTTTGTGGTAGCAGGTGCAGCCTATGAATGACAGTTCCTTACCTGGGGGCAGGTTCTATCAGTGTAGTCGTATCCAGGTAGTGGATTTTGTAGAATTCCAA is a window from the Oncorhynchus keta strain PuntledgeMale-10-30-2019 chromosome 6, Oket_V2, whole genome shotgun sequence genome containing:
- the LOC118385353 gene encoding crk-like protein, which encodes MSSARFDSSDRSSWYFGPVSRQEAQNRLQGQRHGMFLVRDSSTCPGDYVLSVSENSKVSHYIINSLPSKRFKIGDQEFEHLPALLEFYKIHYLDTTTLIEPAPRYPNTAIGTGPIQTMGGLEDNLEYVRTLYDFTGSDTEDLPFKKGEILIILEKPEEQWWSAKSKEGRVGMIPVPYVEKLVRPSPHPGQPPHSSRNSNSYGIPEPAHAYAQPQTPSPLPPGTPGAVITPLPSMQNGPVMAKAIQKRVPCAYDKTALALEVGDIVKVTRMNISGQWEGEVNGRRGLFPFTHVKIIDPLNPDECE